Proteins encoded by one window of Moorella humiferrea:
- a CDS encoding Ger(x)C family spore germination protein — MTLFLCLIFLGGCWDNKDLERRALVLGAAVDLAAEGGRAAEPWKITLEMPILRRMVARGGGGGGGGDGGQGGDTMPTWRLTLTGATFAEAINKGATRSERTLFFGHQKIIVLGEELARRDALQSVLDWWTRNRESYVAINVLLAEGDAAAIMEGRPEFARSVSMFLNDEMQQVIKTTRFVKHSLQEVLVALDAGEDILLARVKVLPDGKPQVAGTGVIHRGRLVGWLSPEETQAALWITGETKGCDVLVVPVPELDNVFSLEFCKIKPEIKPKMENESLSFEVKIEFNGRIAEKMGNPGILKAGDLQLVEGKAEAVITERLQQVMSKLQRQYRADVLGFGRRIEKKWPHRWEGMKEQWPQIFAGIPVTLQVKVKILGTGLVS; from the coding sequence TTGACGTTATTTTTGTGTTTGATTTTCCTGGGCGGCTGCTGGGACAACAAAGACCTGGAACGCCGGGCCCTGGTCCTGGGGGCGGCCGTGGACCTGGCGGCTGAAGGCGGGCGGGCGGCCGAACCCTGGAAGATTACCCTGGAAATGCCCATTTTGCGCCGGATGGTTGCCCGGGGAGGAGGCGGGGGCGGCGGGGGTGATGGTGGTCAAGGGGGCGACACCATGCCTACCTGGCGTTTAACCTTAACGGGGGCCACCTTTGCCGAGGCCATCAATAAAGGGGCCACACGCTCTGAGCGGACCCTCTTCTTCGGCCACCAGAAAATAATTGTTTTAGGGGAGGAACTGGCCCGCCGTGACGCCCTGCAGTCGGTTCTGGATTGGTGGACGCGCAACCGGGAGAGCTATGTGGCCATAAATGTCCTCCTGGCCGAAGGAGACGCCGCTGCTATAATGGAAGGCCGTCCCGAGTTTGCCCGCAGCGTCAGCATGTTTTTAAATGATGAGATGCAACAAGTAATTAAGACCACCCGCTTTGTCAAGCATTCTCTCCAGGAAGTACTGGTCGCCCTCGATGCCGGGGAGGACATTTTATTAGCCAGGGTCAAGGTTTTACCTGACGGTAAGCCCCAGGTCGCCGGGACGGGGGTGATACACAGGGGGCGCTTGGTGGGATGGCTCAGCCCGGAAGAGACCCAGGCCGCCCTGTGGATAACCGGGGAAACGAAGGGTTGTGACGTCCTGGTCGTACCAGTACCGGAACTGGATAACGTTTTTAGCTTAGAGTTCTGCAAGATTAAACCGGAGATAAAACCCAAGATGGAAAATGAGAGTTTAAGCTTTGAGGTGAAAATAGAATTTAACGGCCGAATAGCCGAGAAAATGGGCAACCCCGGCATTTTGAAAGCCGGCGATCTGCAACTGGTGGAGGGGAAAGCCGAGGCTGTAATCACGGAGCGCCTGCAGCAGGTTATGAGCAAGCTGCAGCGTCAGTATCGGGCCGACGTACTGGGCTTCGGCCGTAGGATAGAAAAAAAGTGGCCGCACCGGTGGGAAGGGATGAAAGAGCAGTGGCCTCAGATATTTGCCGGGATTCCGGTTACGCTGCAGGTAAAGGTAAAAATCCTTGGAACAGGATTGGTGAGCTAA
- a CDS encoding spore germination protein: protein MVKSWRYLGRRNKEQPLVNEGQAAALPVQYSLMANVDILEAIFAACDDVVFRRMRLGGITGRQAALVYVDGLVNNELVNDEIMKSILLQGPLTVPLAADEGFELYRLVRDSLLTVANVREITEFREACRCILSGFALLFLEGINRALAVDVCGWEHRGVEEPQAEALIRGSREGFSECLRINTALLRRRLRDPQLKFKTYFMGRRSQTTVGLMYIEGVANPELIAEVDRRLKKIDIDGILESGYIEQFIEDKWYSPFAQLQNTERPDEAAAALLEGRVVVLTDNTPFALIIPATFNSLMHSPEDHYHRWFIAFLIRLLRFSGSFLALMLPSFYIAMVSFTPEMIPTSLAMSIGAGREGLPFPTIIEAFIMEAVLELLREAAIRLPGPLAETLGVVGALILGQTAVQAGIVSSAMVIVVSLTAIAGFVVPSYDAAISLRILRFFLMIMAALLGLYGIILGLMIILTHIVSLKSFGVPYLKPWAPWTARDLKDSIYRAPLFRERLRPAYLKPREFRRMGEKK, encoded by the coding sequence ATGGTTAAATCCTGGCGATACCTGGGACGTAGAAATAAGGAACAACCCCTGGTCAACGAAGGTCAGGCAGCAGCGCTGCCGGTCCAATACAGCCTTATGGCCAATGTGGATATCCTGGAGGCTATTTTTGCCGCCTGCGACGACGTGGTTTTCCGGCGGATGCGCCTTGGCGGGATCACGGGGCGCCAGGCGGCCCTCGTTTACGTCGACGGCCTGGTGAACAACGAACTGGTCAACGACGAGATCATGAAATCGATTCTTTTACAGGGCCCCCTCACCGTACCCTTGGCGGCGGACGAAGGCTTTGAATTGTACCGTTTGGTAAGGGATTCCCTTTTGACGGTGGCCAATGTACGGGAAATAACGGAATTCCGGGAGGCATGCCGGTGTATCTTAAGCGGGTTTGCCTTGTTATTTCTTGAAGGCATAAACCGGGCCCTGGCCGTTGACGTCTGCGGCTGGGAACACCGGGGGGTGGAAGAACCCCAGGCGGAAGCCCTCATCAGGGGATCCCGGGAGGGTTTTTCCGAGTGCCTGCGGATCAATACGGCCCTCCTGCGCCGTCGCCTGCGTGATCCCCAACTGAAATTCAAGACATATTTCATGGGGCGGCGCAGCCAGACGACGGTCGGTCTCATGTACATTGAAGGCGTTGCCAACCCCGAACTTATAGCCGAGGTGGACCGCCGCCTTAAAAAAATCGACATCGACGGCATCCTGGAGAGCGGCTACATCGAGCAGTTTATAGAGGATAAATGGTATTCGCCCTTTGCCCAGCTTCAGAACACGGAAAGGCCGGACGAGGCCGCCGCCGCCCTCCTGGAAGGGCGGGTGGTCGTTCTGACCGACAATACCCCCTTTGCCCTGATTATACCGGCGACCTTCAACTCTTTGATGCATAGCCCGGAGGACCACTACCACCGCTGGTTTATCGCCTTTTTGATCCGCCTTCTGCGGTTCAGCGGTTCCTTTCTGGCCCTGATGCTGCCGTCATTTTACATTGCCATGGTATCCTTTACGCCCGAGATGATCCCCACCTCTCTGGCCATGTCCATCGGCGCCGGCCGCGAAGGCCTGCCTTTTCCAACTATTATTGAGGCCTTTATTATGGAAGCAGTCCTGGAACTATTGCGGGAGGCGGCCATTCGTCTGCCGGGCCCCCTGGCGGAAACCCTGGGGGTGGTGGGGGCCCTCATCCTGGGCCAGACGGCGGTCCAGGCGGGAATCGTCAGCTCGGCCATGGTAATCGTCGTGTCCCTTACGGCCATTGCTGGCTTTGTCGTACCTAGTTATGACGCAGCGATCTCCTTAAGAATTTTACGCTTCTTTTTAATGATTATGGCCGCCCTTTTGGGCCTGTACGGTATTATTTTAGGATTGATGATCATCCTTACCCATATAGTTTCGTTAAAAAGCTTCGGCGTTCCTTATCTTAAACCCTGGGCGCCCTGGACAGCCAGAGATTTAAAGGACAGCATCTATCGCGCGCCCCTTTTCAGGGAGCGCCTGCGCCCGGCTTATCTAAAGCCACGGGAATTCAGACGCATGGGTGAAAAGAAATAA
- the trmL gene encoding tRNA (uridine(34)/cytosine(34)/5-carboxymethylaminomethyluridine(34)-2'-O)-methyltransferase TrmL: MPLHVVLYQPEIPQNTGNIARTCAATGAILHLIHPLGFRLDERHLKRAGLDYWQEVTIREHNSWQDFLAAYPEASCYYLSTKGRRHYTEAAYCPGDFLVFGPETRGLPPSILEPAGERVLRIPMRPGLRSLNLANTVALVLYEALRQLAFPGLV, translated from the coding sequence TTGCCGTTGCACGTCGTCCTCTACCAGCCGGAGATTCCCCAAAATACCGGCAATATCGCCCGTACCTGCGCTGCTACCGGGGCGATACTCCATTTAATCCATCCCTTGGGTTTCCGCTTGGACGAAAGGCACTTGAAACGCGCCGGTCTGGACTACTGGCAGGAGGTAACCATCCGGGAACATAACAGCTGGCAGGATTTCCTGGCGGCCTATCCGGAAGCCTCTTGCTATTACCTATCGACCAAGGGGCGCCGCCATTACACGGAGGCTGCTTATTGTCCTGGAGATTTCCTCGTCTTCGGCCCGGAAACCCGGGGGCTGCCGCCTTCCATCCTGGAGCCGGCCGGGGAGAGGGTGCTGCGCATTCCCATGCGGCCGGGGCTCCGTTCCCTGAATTTGGCCAACACCGTGGCCCTGGTCCTCTACGAAGCCCTGCGCCAGCTGGCCTTTCCCGGTCTGGTGTAG
- a CDS encoding DUF503 domain-containing protein yields the protein MVIGVGRATLRIAGARSLKDKRRVLKSLLTRLHNRFNVAAAEVGLHDRHREAEIGIACVSTAGSHADSILAAILEFLQIQGDIELIDYHTELF from the coding sequence ATGGTAATCGGGGTCGGCCGGGCTACCTTGCGCATCGCTGGGGCCAGGAGTTTAAAGGACAAACGGCGGGTGTTAAAAAGCCTGCTCACCCGTCTGCACAATCGCTTTAACGTCGCCGCCGCCGAAGTGGGACTGCATGACCGCCATCGGGAGGCGGAAATAGGCATTGCCTGTGTAAGCACAGCCGGGAGCCATGCCGACAGCATCCTGGCAGCCATCCTGGAATTTTTGCAGATCCAGGGAGATATTGAGCTTATCGATTATCATACGGAGCTATTTTAA
- a CDS encoding aconitate hydratase, translating into MGQNIAQKIIGQHLVAGKMVPGEEVAIRIDQTLTQDATGTMAYLQLEAMGIPRVRTKLSVSYVDHNTLQTGFENADDHLFLRTIAAKYGIIFSRPGNGICHQVHLERFAVPGTTLLGSDSHTPTAGGVGALGIGAGGLDVAVAMAGGPFYFNMPAVVRVNLHGRLSPWVSAKDIILEVLRRLTVKGGVGKIIEYGGDGVATLSVPERATITNMGAELGATTSIFPSDEVTRAFLAAQGREADWVELKPDPDAVYDEVIDIDLGSLEPLVARPHMPDNVATVREVGPIKVDQVAIGSCTNSSYADLMRVAAILKGRRVHPDVSLVIAPGSRQVLRMLAANGALADLVTAGARILECACGPCIGMGQAPPSGGVSVRTFNRNFKGRSGTADAYVYLVSPEVAAVTAINGFLSDPRELGEPINIALPERFPVDDGMFIFPPEDGSAVEIRRGPNIKPLPLPEPPRGLIEAPVLLKTGDNITTDDISPAGAKYLPLRSNIPALAEHAFEGIDPGFARRAKEAGRGIIVGGQNYGQGSSREHAALCPMYLGVKAVIAKSFARIHRSNLVNFGILPLTFVDPADYDRIEPGDTLAVDLRGGLDQDEVPVTNVTRGFTFKVRHGLSPRQRAIILAGGLLNYTKKQSI; encoded by the coding sequence TTGGGCCAAAATATTGCCCAAAAAATAATCGGTCAACATCTGGTGGCCGGCAAGATGGTGCCCGGCGAAGAGGTGGCTATCCGCATCGACCAGACCCTGACTCAGGACGCCACCGGCACCATGGCCTACCTTCAATTAGAAGCCATGGGCATTCCCCGGGTGCGGACCAAACTTTCCGTCAGCTATGTGGATCATAATACCCTGCAGACCGGCTTTGAAAACGCCGACGACCACCTTTTCCTGCGGACTATTGCCGCTAAATACGGCATTATCTTCTCCCGTCCCGGCAACGGCATCTGCCACCAGGTACACCTGGAGCGCTTCGCCGTACCGGGGACAACCCTCCTGGGCTCCGACAGCCACACCCCCACCGCCGGCGGGGTCGGCGCCTTAGGGATAGGCGCCGGCGGCCTGGACGTCGCCGTGGCCATGGCCGGCGGGCCCTTCTATTTTAACATGCCGGCCGTCGTTCGTGTCAATTTGCACGGCCGCCTGTCCCCCTGGGTCAGCGCCAAGGACATTATCCTGGAGGTTTTGCGGCGCCTGACTGTCAAAGGGGGCGTCGGTAAAATCATCGAGTACGGCGGCGACGGCGTGGCCACCCTTTCCGTGCCGGAACGGGCCACCATCACCAATATGGGCGCCGAGCTGGGGGCCACCACTTCCATCTTCCCCAGCGACGAGGTTACCCGGGCCTTCCTGGCTGCCCAGGGTAGGGAGGCTGATTGGGTAGAATTAAAACCGGATCCCGATGCGGTTTACGATGAGGTAATCGATATCGATCTTGGCAGCCTGGAACCCCTGGTGGCCAGACCCCACATGCCGGACAACGTGGCTACCGTGCGCGAGGTAGGGCCCATTAAAGTCGATCAAGTGGCCATAGGCAGCTGCACCAATTCCTCTTATGCCGATCTTATGCGGGTGGCGGCCATCCTTAAAGGCAGGCGCGTCCATCCCGACGTCAGCCTGGTCATCGCCCCCGGTTCCCGCCAGGTCCTGCGCATGCTGGCCGCCAACGGCGCCCTGGCCGACCTGGTCACGGCGGGGGCGCGGATACTGGAGTGCGCCTGCGGTCCCTGCATCGGCATGGGACAGGCTCCCCCCTCGGGCGGCGTTTCGGTGCGGACCTTCAACCGCAATTTTAAAGGCCGCAGCGGCACGGCCGACGCTTACGTTTACTTGGTCAGCCCGGAAGTCGCCGCCGTTACGGCCATCAACGGGTTTTTAAGCGATCCCCGGGAGCTGGGCGAGCCCATTAACATCGCTCTGCCGGAAAGGTTCCCCGTGGACGACGGCATGTTTATTTTCCCGCCGGAAGACGGCTCTGCAGTAGAAATCCGGCGCGGTCCCAACATCAAGCCCCTGCCCCTTCCCGAGCCGCCGCGAGGATTGATTGAGGCACCGGTCCTTTTAAAAACCGGCGACAACATTACCACCGACGATATTTCCCCGGCCGGTGCCAAATACCTGCCCCTGCGCTCCAATATTCCCGCCCTGGCCGAGCACGCCTTTGAGGGGATTGATCCCGGCTTTGCCCGACGGGCTAAGGAAGCCGGACGGGGCATCATCGTCGGCGGGCAAAACTACGGCCAGGGTTCCAGCCGCGAACACGCCGCCCTGTGCCCCATGTATCTGGGCGTCAAAGCCGTTATCGCCAAATCCTTCGCCCGCATCCACCGCAGCAACCTGGTCAACTTTGGTATCCTGCCTTTAACCTTTGTTGACCCGGCCGACTATGACCGGATCGAACCCGGTGACACTCTGGCTGTTGATTTGCGTGGCGGCCTGGATCAGGACGAAGTCCCGGTAACCAACGTTACGAGGGGCTTTACCTTTAAGGTGCGCCACGGGCTATCTCCCCGCCAGCGGGCTATCATCTTGGCCGGTGGGTTGCTCAATTACACCAAAAAGCAGTCTATATAG
- a CDS encoding ATP-binding protein: protein MKRKIVRIDEEKCTGCGLCVSPCAEGAIEIVDGKAKVLREELCDGAGVCLNVCPTGALSIEEREAPAFDPAAAEENLAAKRAEGTAPRCLRCSADESRAVLLFARYHGESTWVCTRCLPVLIHG from the coding sequence ATGAAACGCAAAATCGTCCGCATAGATGAAGAAAAGTGCACTGGCTGCGGTCTGTGCGTATCGCCTTGCGCCGAAGGGGCCATTGAGATTGTCGATGGTAAGGCCAAGGTACTGCGGGAAGAGCTTTGTGACGGCGCCGGGGTCTGCCTGAACGTGTGTCCCACCGGGGCCTTAAGCATTGAAGAACGGGAGGCCCCGGCCTTCGACCCCGCTGCCGCGGAAGAAAACCTGGCCGCCAAAAGGGCGGAAGGTACGGCGCCACGCTGTCTGCGCTGCAGCGCCGACGAAAGCCGTGCCGTGCTCCTCTTCGCCCGCTACCACGGCGAGAGTACCTGGGTCTGCACCCGCTGCCTGCCGGTGTTAATCCACGGCTAA
- the nth gene encoding endonuclease III, whose protein sequence is MEKEKVEGILKTLRAAYPGAKSRLKYDNPFELLVAAVLSAQTTDDQVNKVTQELFRRYPTAAELAGAEPEEVAACIKSLGLYRMKAQHLVTACRMLVEKYGGRVPDTLEELLELPGVGRKVANVVLANAFGRDVIAVDTHVFRVANRLGLATAGDVRETERQLMTVLPSGTRNEAHHLLIHHGRAVCRARAPKCGECVVKSYCRDADHKKRGEASHSAKDKGDKI, encoded by the coding sequence ATGGAGAAAGAAAAGGTGGAAGGGATTTTAAAAACATTGCGTGCCGCCTATCCGGGCGCAAAATCGCGCCTTAAATATGACAATCCCTTTGAACTCCTGGTGGCGGCCGTGCTTTCGGCCCAGACCACTGACGATCAGGTAAACAAGGTGACCCAGGAGCTTTTCCGGCGTTATCCCACCGCTGCGGAGTTAGCGGGGGCGGAGCCGGAAGAGGTGGCGGCGTGCATCAAAAGCCTGGGCCTATACCGCATGAAGGCGCAACACCTGGTGACCGCCTGCCGTATGCTGGTGGAAAAATACGGTGGTCGGGTGCCGGACACCCTGGAGGAACTTCTGGAACTGCCGGGGGTGGGGCGCAAGGTGGCCAATGTGGTCCTTGCCAACGCCTTCGGCCGTGACGTCATTGCCGTCGACACCCATGTTTTCCGGGTGGCCAACCGCCTGGGTCTGGCAACGGCCGGAGACGTCCGGGAGACGGAAAGGCAGCTGATGACCGTGTTGCCTTCCGGCACTCGCAACGAGGCCCATCACCTCCTCATCCACCACGGCCGGGCGGTCTGCAGGGCTAGAGCTCCGAAATGCGGGGAATGTGTAGTCAAGAGTTACTGTCGTGATGCGGATCACAAGAAGCGGGGGGAGGCATCACATTCGGCTAAAGATAAAGGCGATAAAATATAA
- a CDS encoding OsmC family protein: MAKTTFSATVRWSGEGLYCEGEARGFKVAVDEPEELGGKNKAMNPVELLLCSLGGCMSICAAAFAPACHVELKDFRVELEGDLDPDGFLGKNREVRKGYQEIRYRIYIESPSPESNIKRLLDLIEERCPVSDTLKGVKVVRVTDVNK; this comes from the coding sequence ATGGCAAAAACCACCTTCAGTGCTACCGTGCGCTGGTCAGGAGAAGGCCTTTACTGCGAAGGTGAAGCCCGGGGATTTAAAGTGGCCGTGGATGAGCCGGAAGAATTAGGCGGTAAAAATAAAGCCATGAACCCGGTGGAACTCCTCCTCTGCTCCCTGGGAGGCTGCATGTCCATCTGCGCCGCCGCCTTCGCCCCGGCCTGCCATGTAGAACTTAAAGATTTCCGGGTGGAGCTGGAAGGCGATTTGGATCCCGACGGCTTTCTGGGCAAAAACCGCGAGGTCCGTAAAGGTTACCAGGAGATCCGCTACCGCATTTACATAGAATCTCCTTCCCCGGAGAGCAATATAAAACGCCTGCTGGATCTCATAGAAGAACGTTGTCCGGTGTCCGACACCCTGAAGGGCGTGAAAGTCGTCCGGGTCACCGACGTCAATAAATAA
- the pckA gene encoding phosphoenolpyruvate carboxykinase (ATP), with protein MGNTLGLEKLGIINTGKLYRNLPPARLVEVALARGEGILAPNGALSVITGKYTGRSPGDRFFVDTPAVHDSISWGGVNQAMTEANFERLYRRFTAYLQGRDLFIFDGFVGTDPLYRMPIRIINEYAWQNLFVHQLFVRPSADELARHAPGFTVICAPGFMADPEEDGTHSEAFIILNFDRRLVIIGGTSYAGEMKKSIFTAMNYLLPERGVCPMHCSANMGPAGDTALFFGLSGTGKTTLSADPERRLIGDDEHGWSDNGIFNFEGGCYAKCIKLSAEHEPQIYNAIRFGSVLENVVVDPETRAIDYDSDALTENTRAAYPVDFIPNAVIPGIGGHPRAVIFLTADAFGVMPPIAKLTREQAMYHFLSGYTSKLAGTERGITDPQATFSTCFGAPFLPRSPFVYADLLGERIARHNANVYLVNTGWTGGPYGIGRRMSLPYTRAMVRAALNGHLEKVEFVRDPIFGFLVPTSCPGVPAEILNPRNTWAEPEKYEAMARRLAGLFNDNFRKFHEAPQEIRAAGPVGK; from the coding sequence GTGGGTAATACTCTCGGTTTGGAAAAATTGGGTATAATAAATACAGGAAAACTTTACCGCAATCTCCCGCCTGCACGGCTGGTGGAAGTGGCCCTAGCCCGGGGGGAAGGCATTCTCGCCCCCAACGGTGCCTTAAGTGTAATAACCGGAAAGTATACCGGCCGTTCACCCGGAGACAGGTTTTTCGTAGATACCCCGGCCGTGCACGACAGCATCAGCTGGGGCGGCGTCAACCAGGCGATGACCGAGGCGAATTTTGAACGCCTCTACAGACGCTTTACAGCGTACCTTCAGGGAAGGGACCTCTTCATTTTTGACGGTTTCGTCGGCACCGACCCGCTCTATCGCATGCCCATCAGGATTATCAATGAATATGCGTGGCAAAACCTCTTCGTCCATCAGCTTTTTGTCCGTCCTTCAGCTGACGAACTGGCCAGACATGCGCCGGGGTTTACCGTTATCTGTGCCCCCGGTTTCATGGCCGATCCTGAAGAAGACGGCACTCATTCCGAAGCCTTTATCATTTTAAACTTCGACCGGCGTCTGGTAATCATCGGCGGGACTTCCTACGCCGGCGAGATGAAAAAGTCTATCTTTACCGCCATGAATTATCTTTTGCCGGAGCGGGGCGTCTGCCCAATGCATTGTTCGGCCAATATGGGACCGGCGGGGGATACGGCCCTGTTCTTCGGCCTTTCCGGCACCGGCAAAACCACCCTCTCGGCCGACCCGGAACGGCGCCTCATCGGTGACGACGAACACGGCTGGTCGGATAACGGCATCTTCAATTTTGAAGGCGGCTGCTATGCCAAGTGCATCAAGCTCTCCGCCGAGCATGAACCGCAGATTTATAACGCCATTCGTTTCGGCAGCGTCCTTGAGAATGTGGTCGTGGATCCCGAAACGAGGGCAATTGACTACGACAGCGACGCCCTGACGGAAAACACTCGTGCCGCCTACCCGGTAGACTTCATTCCCAACGCCGTCATCCCCGGTATAGGCGGTCACCCACGGGCGGTGATCTTTCTCACCGCCGACGCCTTCGGCGTTATGCCGCCCATAGCCAAACTCACCCGGGAACAGGCCATGTACCATTTCCTCTCCGGCTATACCAGCAAACTGGCCGGTACGGAACGGGGGATTACCGATCCCCAGGCCACCTTCTCCACCTGCTTCGGGGCACCCTTTTTGCCTCGGTCACCTTTTGTTTACGCCGACCTCCTGGGCGAGAGGATTGCCAGGCATAACGCCAATGTTTACCTGGTCAACACCGGGTGGACGGGTGGGCCGTACGGTATCGGCCGGCGTATGAGCCTGCCCTATACCCGTGCCATGGTGCGGGCGGCGTTAAACGGTCACCTGGAAAAGGTGGAGTTTGTCCGCGATCCCATCTTCGGTTTCCTGGTGCCTACGAGCTGCCCGGGTGTACCCGCAGAGATTTTGAATCCCCGCAATACCTGGGCGGAGCCGGAAAAATATGAGGCTATGGCCCGCAGACTGGCCGGGCTGTTTAACGACAACTTCCGTAAATTCCACGAAGCACCGCAGGAGATCCGCGCGGCGGGACCTGTAGGAAAGTGA
- a CDS encoding carboxymuconolactone decarboxylase family protein → MPLPPFIEALAERDPEFYRAVKAVAETAMAPGALDAKTKTLITLALDAAHGASEGVAVLARQARDLGASEEEIREALRLAYFVAGNGVLATGGAAYR, encoded by the coding sequence ATGCCCTTACCACCCTTTATTGAAGCCCTGGCGGAACGGGACCCGGAGTTCTACCGGGCTGTCAAAGCCGTGGCGGAAACGGCCATGGCTCCCGGCGCCCTGGACGCCAAAACCAAAACCCTGATTACCCTTGCCCTGGATGCCGCCCACGGAGCCAGTGAAGGGGTGGCCGTCCTGGCCCGGCAGGCCCGCGATCTCGGCGCCAGCGAGGAGGAAATCAGGGAAGCCCTGCGCCTGGCCTATTTTGTCGCCGGCAACGGCGTTCTGGCCACGGGCGGCGCCGCCTACAGGTAA
- a CDS encoding cupin domain-containing protein, translating into MEIIRIAELPQQVTPRGVKARTVLDVPYINIMNLTLNPGDEVPSHTTPVDVLFHIIEGEGSVTVGPETAKVKAGEIVVSPAGIPHALNADAGTIFSVLVMKIPNPKGKAK; encoded by the coding sequence ATGGAAATCATTCGTATCGCCGAGCTGCCGCAGCAGGTAACCCCGAGGGGCGTTAAGGCCCGGACTGTACTTGACGTCCCCTACATCAACATCATGAATCTGACTTTGAACCCCGGTGACGAGGTACCGTCCCACACCACGCCGGTGGACGTCCTCTTCCACATCATTGAGGGTGAAGGCTCCGTAACTGTGGGACCGGAAACGGCGAAGGTCAAAGCCGGGGAAATAGTAGTCAGCCCGGCCGGTATCCCCCACGCGTTAAATGCCGATGCCGGCACCATTTTCAGCGTCCTGGTAATGAAAATACCCAACCCCAAAGGGAAAGCCAAATAA
- a CDS encoding ABC transporter permease, giving the protein MRQLSWKRIWSIVRKEFIHIRRDPRTIALILLMPIMQMFLFGYAVSTNVEHIKTIIWDQARDQRSRELIQALVQSNYFDVVAYVESHDDIRGWVDRGKARVGFVIPADFSRRIDRGEAAPVQVLLDGSDPTTASTVLSAAGAIVQAKSAQLTAVTLERRGIASGKLGLPRIDLRPWVWYNPEMKSVNFNIPGLIGVILQNITMMLTAFAVVRERERGTLEQLIVTPIKPFELMWGKVIPYIIIGFADLLLAIAVGILWFGVPVHGNLLLLLALSFIFLVGALGIGLLISTISRTQLQAMQLTMFLVMPNILLSGFMFPQDAMPGFIEKISNVIPLTYFIEILRGIILKGVGFSYLLFQVFYLLVFGLVIIAISALKFRKNLE; this is encoded by the coding sequence GTGCGACAATTGAGCTGGAAACGCATCTGGTCCATTGTCCGCAAGGAGTTTATTCATATCCGGAGAGACCCCCGGACCATCGCCCTGATTTTACTCATGCCCATAATGCAGATGTTTCTTTTCGGTTATGCCGTTTCCACTAATGTTGAGCACATCAAAACAATAATCTGGGATCAGGCCAGGGATCAACGGAGCCGGGAGCTGATCCAGGCTTTAGTCCAATCTAATTACTTTGATGTCGTGGCCTACGTCGAAAGCCATGACGATATTCGCGGCTGGGTGGACCGGGGCAAAGCCCGGGTAGGCTTTGTCATCCCGGCCGATTTTTCCCGGCGCATTGACCGGGGTGAAGCGGCTCCCGTCCAGGTGCTGCTGGACGGCTCCGATCCCACCACGGCCAGCACCGTGCTGTCGGCGGCAGGGGCGATTGTCCAGGCTAAATCCGCTCAATTGACGGCGGTAACTTTAGAGAGGCGGGGGATAGCGAGCGGTAAGCTGGGCCTGCCCAGGATAGACCTCCGGCCCTGGGTGTGGTACAACCCGGAGATGAAAAGCGTTAATTTCAACATCCCCGGCCTCATTGGCGTAATCCTGCAGAATATCACCATGATGCTTACCGCCTTTGCCGTGGTCAGGGAGCGGGAAAGGGGGACCCTGGAACAGCTCATCGTAACGCCCATCAAGCCCTTTGAATTGATGTGGGGCAAGGTTATTCCTTACATCATCATAGGTTTTGCTGATTTGCTGCTGGCAATTGCCGTAGGAATTTTATGGTTCGGTGTACCTGTCCATGGAAACCTGTTGCTTTTGCTGGCCCTTTCTTTTATCTTCCTGGTAGGCGCCCTGGGTATCGGCCTCCTTATTTCAACTATTTCCCGCACCCAACTCCAGGCCATGCAGCTGACGATGTTTTTGGTCATGCCCAACATCCTGCTGTCGGGGTTCATGTTCCCCCAGGATGCCATGCCGGGGTTTATTGAAAAAATCAGCAACGTCATCCCCCTGACTTATTTCATCGAAATTTTGCGGGGCATTATACTAAAAGGCGTCGGCTTCAGTTACCTGCTGTTCCAGGTCTTCTACCTGCTGGTTTTCGGACTGGTTATTATCGCCATAAGCGCCCTGAAATTTCGTAAGAACCTGGAATAG